A region of the Caballeronia sp. TF1N1 genome:
CCGCCACCACGACGGAAGCTTCTTCGCCGCCGTTCGTGACGATCTGGCGCAGCGGCTCTTCCATCGCACGCAGAACGATGCGGATGCCCGCGTCCTGGTCCGAGTTCAGGCCCTTCACGCCTTCGACAGCCTTGCGAGCGCGGATCAGCGCGACGCCGCCGCCGGCCACGATGCCTTCTTCCACAGCCGCACGAGTTGCGTGCAGTGCGTCTTCGACACGTGCCTTCTTTTCCTTCATTTCGACTTCGGTCGCAGCGCCGACCTTGATCACTGCCACGCCGCCAGCCAACTTGGCCACGCGCTCTTGCAGCTTTTCACGGTCGTAATCCGACGTTGCTTCCTCGATCTGCGTGCGCACTTGCTTCACGCGCGCTTCGATGCTTGCTGCTTCGCCAGCGCCGTCGATGATCGTCGTGTTTTCCTTGCCCACTTCGATGCGCTTTGCTTGACCCAGTTCAGCCAGCGTAGCCTTTTCGAGCGTCAGGCCGGTTTCTTCCGCGATCACTTGACCACCGGTCAGGATAGCGATGTCTTCCAGCATGGCCTTGCGACGGTCGCCAAAGCCCGGAGCCTTGACGGCAACGGTCTTCAGAATGCCGCGGATGTTGTTCACGACCAGCGTAGCCAGCGCTTCGCCTTCGACGTCTTCAGCGATGATCAGCAGCGGACGGCCAGCCTTCGCGACTTGTTCCAGCACCGGCAGCAGATCGCGGATGTTCGAAACCTTCTTGTCGTGCAGCAGCACGAACGGGTTTTCGAGCAGGGCGACTTGCTTGTCCGGGTTGTTGATGAAGTACGGCGACAGGTAGCCGCGGTCGAACTGCATGCCTTCCACGACGTCCAGCTCGTCTTCCAGCGACTTGCCGTCTTCAACCGTGATCACGCCTTCCTTACCGACCTTGTCCATTGCTTCAGCGATACGGTCGCCGATGGACGTGTCGCTGTTCGCCGAAATCGCGCCAACTTGAGCGATTTCCTTGTTCGTCGTGCAGGGCTTGCTGATCTTGCGCAGTTCTTCGATAGCTGCAGCAACTGCCTTGTCGATACCGCGCTTCAGGTCCATCGGGTTCATGCCCGATGCAACGTACTTCATGCCTTCGCGAACGATGGATTGCGCCAGAACCGTAGCGGTCGTGGTGCCGTCACCGGCGTTGTCGCTGGTCCGGGAAGCCACTTCCTTGACCATTTGCGCGCCCATGTTCTGGAGCTTGTCCTTCAGTTCGATTTCCTTCGCGACCGAGACACCGTCCTTGGTGACCGTCGGGCCGCCGAAGCTGCGCTCGAGCACGACATTGCGGCCCTTCGGACCCAGCGTGACCTTGACCGCGTTGGCCAGAATGTTCACGCCTTCGACCATCTTGGCGCGTGCGGTATCGCCAAAAGTGACTTCTTTAGCTGCCATATTCAAACTCCTTGAGTCGATTCAGTTTGGAGGCTTCGGGCGGCAGGCTCCAATGGAGCGGCTCTGCGGCGAAGCCGAAGTGCAGGAAGGTGCTTACTTGACCAGAACGGCCATGATGTCTTCTTCGCGCATCACGAGCAGTTCTTGCCCGTCGACCTTGACGGTCTGGCCGGCGTACTTGCCGAACAACACGCGGTCGCCCACCTTCACGTCGAGGGCGTTCTGCACACCCTTGTCATCGCGCTTACCCGGGCCGACGGCCAGGATTTCGCCTTGATCCGGCTTTTCGGCTGCAGCTTCGGGGATGATGAGGCCCGAGGCAGTCTTGGTTTCCTGATCCAGACGTTTAACGATGACGCGATCGTGCAAAGGACGAAGATTCATACACACTCCTCTCTTGATTGAGACTGAAAACGCGGGGGAAACCCGCCCGGTGAGCGAAGCTGCCCGAGCGGCAATTTGTTAGCACTCTCGTGCAGTGAGTGCTAATTATATGGACCGAGTTTGACAATTTCAAGGACGGGGACAGACGGGCATTCCCTATTTCGCGTACTTTTGTCTGGACACGGGGAAATTTATGGATTTCGTAAGGTCGATTGGCTGGATTAATGTCAATCCGTCAATTCTGATTTCGCTTAATTAGGGTTTCTACTAGGGTCGGCGAGGCCTAGACTGCATTTCAACGACGAAGCAGTGAAGAGACAAACTCTCTACCCGCAACGTTCCCGAGATCAGTACATAGGAGGTTCATCATGTTCAAGTCGATCATCCCCGCAATCGCCGTTGCTGCCGTCCTTGCAGTCCCCGCTTTCGCCCAGGCGCAAGAAAACGCGCCGGTGACGCGGGCTGAAGTGAAGGCTCAACTGGTTCAACTGGAACGCGCAGGCTACAACCCGGCCAGCGATCAAACCCAATACCCCGCCAACATTCAGGCCGCGCAAGCACGCCTGAACGCGCAACAAGGCACGGCTGCTTCGTCGTTTGGCGGTGTCGGCGAAGGCGCTGCCGCTTCGGGTGCTGCCCGCCGCGCGGCTATCGACCCGAATCCGGTCGACTTCAATCGCCCGTAATCGTCGATTCGCGTAACGAAGCCCGGCACGCACGCCGGGCTTTTGCTTTTTGCGCATCCCGAAGGAAAAGTTTCTGTAAGCCACGGATTCGACGATGTTTTTGGACTACGTTTTTTTCTCGCGCAGTCGGAGGGAACTACAATTTGTGTTTGTTGCATCACAAATTTCGTCTTCGTTGCCTCTCATGCCTATGTCGTCGTCGCTGCGCCTTGCCTTTCTCTCCCTCGGAATTCTCGCCCTTGCCGCCTGTGGCGGACGCGCGGCGACCACGCCGAGCTATCAGCAGGAACTCTTCGACTCCGGTGCGAGCCCGTTCGCGCGCAACTTCGACGCCACCGTGAACGAAACCTGCGAGGCGGCCCGCCGCGCGCTGCTTTCGCAAGGCTTTCTCACGACGATGGCGCAAGCCGATACCGTCGACGCCACCAAGAACTTCCAGCCGTCCACCGAAACGCACGTGGTCGTCTCATTCCATGTGGTCTGCACGCCCGGCGAAAACACGACCAATACGAGCATCGCTTATGTGAACGCGGTGCAGGACGGCTATGCGCTCAAGAAAAGCGATACCTCCGCAAGCGTGGGCTTGAGCGTCTTGGGCTCGCTTTCGCTGCCGATCCGTTCGAACAGCGATGCAATGGTCAAGATCTCCAGCGAAACCGTGCCCGCCGGCAAGTTCTATGACCGATTCTTCGGGCTGATGGGGCACTATCTGAGCACGGTGCCGCGCAGTTCGCCCATCGCATCGGATGAGGTCAAGAGCAAGCCGCTCGCACCGTCGCTGATCGTGAGTTCACCGGATCTCACGCCAACGCCGATCGTCGTACAGGCGCCCGCCGCGGCGGCGACGGCCATCCAGTCATCCGACGCGAAACACGCTGCGTCCGAAGGCGTCGCGGCATCGGCGCCGGTTCAGTGAGATCGAGCGCGCGCGTCGTTCCGGGAAACGCTTCGTCGATGCAAGCATCAAGCACGCGGGCAACGGCGGCTGCAGTTGCGTGATCAGCTCACCACAAACCTCATTCAGCACCCGTCGCCGTTCGCAAATGTACCCGCGTAGCCTGTGACGCCTCGCTCATCGCGCAGCTAGCCCGCCCGAACGCATCGATGCGGCGCGCTCATCACGCGCCGCCTAAAGCTGAAGCTCCGCCTGCCGCCGACAGCGACGCCAATCCGCACGCCACTCCCATCACCCCTCAATTCGGCACATTCACCACGCCGCCATTCACCGAAATCGCATTCGCGCCGGGGCTCGCCGCGATCGCCGGGAGATTCGCCACCGTCAATTGAGGCGCCGCACCCGGCGTGCCGCCGCGCGCCACCGTATGCACGACTTGCGACGGCGGCAACGGCGCGTTGTTCTTCAGGTGAGCCCACATCAAATTGAGCGCCTGAAGGTTGTAGTAGTGCACGGGCACGAAGCGCGTATCGAAACCAGCCACGCTCAGGAACGCATCGAAGTGCTGACCGTTCGTGATTTCGTACAGTGAGAGCTGGCTATTGTTGCCTTCCACCACCTTGTTCGCGCCGAGATACGGCCGCGAGGCATGGTTGATCGGCACGAGCGCATCCGACCTTCCCTGCACGATGATCGCCGGCTTGCCACGCAGATTCGCGTTGACGCGAATCGCGTTCACGCTCGCCGTCATCGTCGGATTGCCGTTCGCCCAGAGCGCGCGCAGGCAGGCCGCGCCCGCGAAGCTCGCATCGGGCGTCGCAAGCCGATGATCCGCCGCGCCCGACGTCCCCGCGTTATAGACGAGGTTGATGCCGTTGGTCGGCGGCACGCCATTGCCGTTGCCGAAGACCGTGGGCATCGGCGAAACGAGCGGGTTCACGCCCGCCGCGCCGGTCAGCGCGTTGGTCGTGCCGAAGCTGAAGTTGCACAGGTTGTCGGCGACGCTCGCCAGCATGTAGGCATCGGCGTAAGTCACGGCGACGGCAGGCACGGCCTGCGAGTCCCACATCGGCGCATGTAACGTGTCGGAGTCGGCTTCGTAGCCCGCCTGATGCAGCTTCGCGAGCGCGTCGTTGGCTTGCGAGAGCGTATCGCCGCCGGCAATCGCGCCGCTCGCCGCGAGCGTGGTGCAGCGTGCGGTGCGAATCGCCACGGTGGTCGCGAGCGGCAGTGCCGTCAGATACGGCGCGCCGACCGCCGCCGTCGCTAGCGCCGCGCATGGCTGAAGCAGGTTCGCGTAGGTCATGTAATCGGCAAGCGGACGCCCGAACGAACCGACGGCCTGGCCGCCTTCGCGCACCGCAACCTGCGCCGGCAGATTCATGTTGATCTGCGGTTCGCCGACGACGACCGCGCTTATCCAGCCATCGGTGTCCTGTTCGGCGGCTGCAAGCGCCGCGCCGCCGCCATTGCTCACCGATGCCGCGATCGTCGTAATGCTGCCTTTCGAGTAGCGCGCGGAATGCGTCGAGCCGTTGACCACGCCATAGGTATCGTTGAGCGCCCAGTACGCGAACTGAATCGCCTGTAACGTATTCTTGCCCCAGTCCTTTTCGGGATTCTGCTGCGAGTGCGCGTGTTTGAAAGCGTAGCGATTCGGATACGCCGA
Encoded here:
- the groL gene encoding chaperonin GroEL (60 kDa chaperone family; promotes refolding of misfolded polypeptides especially under stressful conditions; forms two stacked rings of heptamers to form a barrel-shaped 14mer; ends can be capped by GroES; misfolded proteins enter the barrel where they are refolded when GroES binds) → MAAKEVTFGDTARAKMVEGVNILANAVKVTLGPKGRNVVLERSFGGPTVTKDGVSVAKEIELKDKLQNMGAQMVKEVASRTSDNAGDGTTTATVLAQSIVREGMKYVASGMNPMDLKRGIDKAVAAAIEELRKISKPCTTNKEIAQVGAISANSDTSIGDRIAEAMDKVGKEGVITVEDGKSLEDELDVVEGMQFDRGYLSPYFINNPDKQVALLENPFVLLHDKKVSNIRDLLPVLEQVAKAGRPLLIIAEDVEGEALATLVVNNIRGILKTVAVKAPGFGDRRKAMLEDIAILTGGQVIAEETGLTLEKATLAELGQAKRIEVGKENTTIIDGAGEAASIEARVKQVRTQIEEATSDYDREKLQERVAKLAGGVAVIKVGAATEVEMKEKKARVEDALHATRAAVEEGIVAGGGVALIRARKAVEGVKGLNSDQDAGIRIVLRAMEEPLRQIVTNGGEEASVVVAAVAAGTGNYGYNAATGEYGDLVEAGVVDPTKVTRTALQNAASVAGLLLTTDAAVAELPKEDSAMPGGMPGGMGGMGMDM
- a CDS encoding co-chaperone GroES, whose translation is MNLRPLHDRVIVKRLDQETKTASGLIIPEAAAEKPDQGEILAVGPGKRDDKGVQNALDVKVGDRVLFGKYAGQTVKVDGQELLVMREEDIMAVLVK
- a CDS encoding DUF4148 domain-containing protein, translating into MFKSIIPAIAVAAVLAVPAFAQAQENAPVTRAEVKAQLVQLERAGYNPASDQTQYPANIQAAQARLNAQQGTAASSFGGVGEGAAASGAARRAAIDPNPVDFNRP
- a CDS encoding DUF2242 domain-containing protein, translating into MPMSSSLRLAFLSLGILALAACGGRAATTPSYQQELFDSGASPFARNFDATVNETCEAARRALLSQGFLTTMAQADTVDATKNFQPSTETHVVVSFHVVCTPGENTTNTSIAYVNAVQDGYALKKSDTSASVGLSVLGSLSLPIRSNSDAMVKISSETVPAGKFYDRFFGLMGHYLSTVPRSSPIASDEVKSKPLAPSLIVSSPDLTPTPIVVQAPAAAATAIQSSDAKHAASEGVAASAPVQ
- a CDS encoding D-(-)-3-hydroxybutyrate oligomer hydrolase; protein product: MKRFARVHGLSRAATLAVLAAFATTTLVACHGGDDDGPQFPSNTLPSFVSGTVKTQTYDGNTDDLLTAGLGKTGLASATPPSIANAAAPTAAELRRLAIYSNYRALVDMSANGGYGRFWGPNVDLNGGDTLGEGKIAGKEYLAFSDDGSGTKNVSLLVQIPTSFNPDQPCIVTATSSGSRGVYGAISAAGEWGLKRGCAVAYTDKGSGNGAHELSTNLVTLIDGTLSNATFAGNSAIFKANLSQSALSAYNSAYPNRYAFKHAHSQQNPEKDWGKNTLQAIQFAYWALNDTYGVVNGSTHSARYSKGSITTIAASVSNGGGAALAAAEQDTDGWISAVVVGEPQINMNLPAQVAVREGGQAVGSFGRPLADYMTYANLLQPCAALATAAVGAPYLTALPLATTVAIRTARCTTLAASGAIAGGDTLSQANDALAKLHQAGYEADSDTLHAPMWDSQAVPAVAVTYADAYMLASVADNLCNFSFGTTNALTGAAGVNPLVSPMPTVFGNGNGVPPTNGINLVYNAGTSGAADHRLATPDASFAGAACLRALWANGNPTMTASVNAIRVNANLRGKPAIIVQGRSDALVPINHASRPYLGANKVVEGNNSQLSLYEITNGQHFDAFLSVAGFDTRFVPVHYYNLQALNLMWAHLKNNAPLPPSQVVHTVARGGTPGAAPQLTVANLPAIAASPGANAISVNGGVVNVPN